The genomic stretch GTGTTCTTTTGCCCTTGTAATAAGGTCGTGGACGCCTTGACGGGAAACATTCAGTGTTTCTGCCGCCTCAGCCAGAGATAAATCCTGAAGGAGCACCATCTCGCATGCAAGGCGCTGTTTTTCCGTAAGAAGAGCGCCATAAGCATCAAGCAATAGTCCGTCTCTTATGCGCTGGTTCAGCGAATCTCTGTTAGACAAAATAACGCCCCCTGTCAAATACAGCGTGTGCATTATACAGGGGGCGTTTATCACTTGTCAAGTAAAAACACTTGACGGCCGATATATGTCTTTACTGCTCAGAAAAATCGGAATA from Synergistaceae bacterium encodes the following:
- a CDS encoding DNA-binding protein; protein product: MSNRDSLNQRIRDGLLLDAYGALLTEKQRLACEMVLLQDLSLAEAAETLNVSRQGVHDLITRAKEHMENSEKLLGLLEKENRAEIMAQLLDDNRTRLPEDFYNTFKNMLGS